A single genomic interval of Methylocystis sp. IM3 harbors:
- a CDS encoding TlyA family RNA methyltransferase: MGAKRADAALCERGFFESRAKAREAIEAGLVTVDGRRVTKPATPIAEGAEIVASAPYPWVSRGGVKLVHALDVFGVDPAGLSCLDVGASTGGFTDVLLARGARHVAAVDVGHDQLHERLRRDPRVTSMEGQDARSLSLSQLAEAPAVIVMDASFISLSALLPNVLSLAAPGAMLVALIKPQFEAGRAAVRKGIVRDEAAHAEVCARTHREIEGLGWRVAGVTPSPIAGGDGNREFLVCARRSEG; the protein is encoded by the coding sequence ATGGGGGCGAAACGCGCGGATGCGGCGCTTTGCGAACGCGGCTTCTTCGAAAGCCGCGCCAAGGCGCGCGAGGCGATCGAGGCGGGACTCGTCACCGTCGACGGGCGCCGCGTGACGAAGCCCGCGACGCCGATCGCGGAAGGGGCGGAGATCGTCGCCTCGGCCCCCTACCCCTGGGTCTCGCGCGGCGGCGTCAAGCTCGTGCACGCGCTCGACGTTTTCGGCGTCGATCCCGCGGGCCTCTCCTGCCTCGATGTCGGCGCCTCGACGGGGGGCTTCACCGACGTGCTGCTCGCGCGCGGCGCCCGCCATGTCGCGGCGGTCGATGTGGGCCATGATCAATTGCACGAACGGCTGCGGCGCGATCCGCGCGTGACCTCCATGGAGGGCCAGGACGCGCGCAGCTTGAGTCTTTCCCAACTCGCCGAGGCCCCGGCCGTCATCGTGATGGATGCGAGCTTCATCTCGCTCTCGGCGCTGTTGCCGAATGTGTTGTCGCTCGCGGCGCCCGGCGCCATGCTCGTCGCGCTCATCAAGCCGCAGTTCGAGGCCGGACGCGCGGCGGTCAGAAAAGGCATCGTGCGGGACGAAGCGGCGCACGCCGAAGTTTGCGCCCGTACGCACCGCGAGATCGAGGGCCTCGGCTGGCGGGTCGCCGGCGTGACGCCCTCGCCGATCGCCGGCGGCGACGGCAACCGGGAGTTTCTCGTCTGCGCTCGTCGCTCCGAGGGGTGA
- a CDS encoding class I SAM-dependent RNA methyltransferase — protein sequence MKELRIERLGHRGEGVAHDGGARVFAPYALPGETILAEIEGEQARVVEIVDASPDRIAPICPHYAHCGGCAVQALAPARYDEWKRGLVETALAHAGLRLPVAPLVHAHGAGRRRVTFHARMDRGKARVGFMAARSHEIVEIDACPLLAPSLSGALPAARAIAQILATRGKPLDIAITATREGMDVDLRGAGPLDAKEVGALTEAAQAHDLARLTNHGRLVALRRTPHVAVGSASVLLPPGSFLQATQAGEEALAARVLEATRGARKVADLFCGVGAFALRLAEQAKVSAYDSAAGAVDAMRAGARAAPGLKPLEGEVRDLFARPLSARELSPFDAVVFDPPRAGALAQATEIAASDVPLAVAVSCNAQSFARDAALLISGGFEVKGITPVDQFRYAPHVEIVAVFSRSSGQKRAKRSLLG from the coding sequence ATGAAAGAATTACGCATCGAACGTCTCGGCCATCGCGGCGAAGGCGTCGCCCATGACGGCGGCGCGCGGGTCTTCGCGCCCTATGCGCTTCCCGGCGAGACGATTCTTGCGGAAATCGAGGGAGAACAGGCGCGGGTCGTGGAGATCGTCGACGCCTCGCCAGACCGCATCGCGCCCATTTGTCCGCATTACGCCCATTGCGGCGGCTGCGCCGTGCAGGCGCTGGCGCCGGCGCGTTACGACGAATGGAAGCGCGGCCTGGTCGAAACGGCGCTCGCCCATGCGGGGCTGCGGCTCCCGGTGGCGCCGCTCGTCCATGCGCATGGGGCGGGACGCCGGCGCGTCACCTTTCACGCCCGCATGGATCGCGGCAAGGCCCGCGTCGGCTTCATGGCGGCGCGCTCGCACGAGATCGTCGAGATCGACGCCTGCCCCTTGCTCGCGCCCAGCCTTTCCGGGGCGCTCCCGGCCGCCCGCGCCATCGCGCAGATCCTCGCCACCCGCGGCAAGCCGCTCGATATCGCCATCACCGCCACGCGCGAGGGGATGGATGTCGATCTGCGCGGCGCGGGACCGCTCGACGCCAAGGAGGTCGGCGCGCTGACCGAGGCGGCGCAGGCGCATGATCTCGCCCGCCTGACGAATCATGGCCGGCTCGTCGCGCTGCGTCGGACGCCGCATGTCGCGGTCGGCTCCGCCAGCGTGCTGCTGCCGCCGGGCTCCTTTCTCCAGGCGACGCAGGCCGGCGAAGAGGCGCTCGCCGCGCGCGTGCTGGAGGCGACGCGCGGAGCGAGGAAGGTCGCGGATCTCTTTTGCGGCGTCGGCGCCTTCGCGCTGCGCCTGGCGGAACAGGCGAAAGTCTCGGCCTATGACAGCGCCGCCGGCGCGGTCGACGCCATGCGCGCGGGCGCCCGCGCCGCCCCCGGCCTCAAGCCGCTCGAAGGGGAGGTCCGCGACCTGTTCGCCCGGCCGCTGTCCGCGCGGGAGCTTTCGCCCTTCGACGCGGTCGTTTTCGATCCGCCCCGCGCCGGCGCCCTGGCCCAGGCGACGGAAATCGCGGCGTCGGACGTTCCTCTCGCGGTCGCGGTTTCCTGCAATGCACAAAGTTTCGCGCGCGACGCCGCGCTTTTGATCAGCGGCGGTTTCGAGGTGAAGGGAATCACCCCGGTTGACCAGTTCCGCTACGCACCCCATGTCGAGATCGTTGCGGTCTTTTCGCGCAGCTCGGGCCAGAAAAGGGCAAAACGCAGCCTTTTAGGGTGA
- a CDS encoding FAD-binding oxidoreductase, with translation MDAYLSEPRDLYRGRAMCVVKPSDAEQVSSVLSLCNAHGVAIVPQGGNTGLVGGQTPDASGRQVVLSLSRLNRIREVDPASDAMTLEAGVTLARAQEVAEAADRYFPLSLASEGSCTIGGNLATNAGGVHVLAYGAARDLALGLEVALADGRLLSTLGKLRKDNTGYNLTQLFIGSEGTLGVITAATLKLFPRPRSKAVAFLGLESPENALALLNFMKGRAGPALQAFELLPRLGLDLVSRHIPGARDPLGAPAPWYVLFEIAGFSDGEAERIADAALAEALEAELILDATRAQSLDQAAALWRLRESMSEAQKREGGSIKHDISVPIERIPEFIAEAGRRIAARFPQARPVPFGHMGDGNLHYNVSQPAGADKAAFLAQWDEMNALVHGLVDEFGGSISAEHGIGQLKRSLLTQVKSPVALDVMRALKNALDPKGVLNPGKLL, from the coding sequence ATGGACGCTTACCTCTCCGAACCGCGCGACCTTTATCGCGGCCGCGCAATGTGCGTCGTCAAGCCCTCGGACGCCGAGCAGGTCTCCAGCGTTCTCTCGCTTTGCAACGCGCATGGGGTGGCAATCGTTCCACAGGGCGGCAATACGGGCCTCGTCGGCGGCCAGACGCCGGATGCGAGCGGCCGGCAGGTCGTCCTCTCCCTGTCGAGACTGAACCGCATCCGCGAAGTCGATCCGGCCTCCGACGCCATGACGCTCGAAGCGGGCGTGACGCTGGCGCGGGCGCAGGAGGTTGCGGAAGCGGCGGATCGCTATTTCCCGCTCTCGCTCGCCTCGGAAGGCAGCTGCACCATCGGCGGCAATCTCGCGACCAATGCGGGCGGCGTTCATGTGCTCGCCTATGGGGCGGCGCGCGATCTGGCGCTCGGGCTCGAAGTCGCGCTGGCCGACGGCCGCCTGCTTTCGACGCTCGGCAAATTGCGCAAGGACAATACGGGCTACAATCTCACCCAGCTCTTCATCGGCTCGGAGGGCACGCTCGGCGTCATCACCGCCGCGACCCTCAAGCTTTTTCCGCGCCCGCGCTCGAAGGCGGTCGCCTTTCTCGGGCTCGAAAGCCCCGAAAACGCCCTGGCGCTGCTCAATTTCATGAAGGGCCGCGCAGGGCCTGCCCTTCAGGCCTTCGAACTCCTGCCGCGCCTCGGGCTCGACCTCGTTTCGCGCCACATTCCCGGCGCGCGCGACCCGCTCGGCGCGCCCGCGCCCTGGTACGTGCTGTTCGAAATCGCCGGCTTTTCAGACGGCGAGGCCGAGCGCATCGCGGATGCGGCGCTCGCCGAGGCGCTGGAGGCGGAATTGATTTTGGACGCGACGCGCGCTCAGTCGCTGGATCAGGCGGCGGCGCTGTGGCGGCTGCGCGAGAGCATGTCGGAAGCGCAAAAGCGCGAGGGCGGCTCCATCAAGCACGATATTTCCGTGCCCATCGAACGCATCCCGGAGTTCATCGCCGAGGCCGGCCGGCGCATCGCCGCGCGCTTTCCGCAGGCGCGGCCCGTGCCGTTCGGCCATATGGGCGACGGCAATCTCCACTATAACGTCTCGCAGCCGGCGGGCGCCGACAAAGCCGCCTTTCTCGCGCAATGGGACGAGATGAACGCGCTCGTTCACGGGCTCGTGGACGAATTCGGCGGCTCGATTTCCGCCGAGCACGGGATCGGCCAATTGAAGCGGTCGCTGCTCACGCAGGTCAAGAGCCCGGTCGCGCTCGATGTGATGCGCGCCCTCAAGAACGCGCTCGATCCCAAGGGCGTGCTCAACCCCGGCAAGCTCCTGTAA
- a CDS encoding SOS response-associated peptidase has protein sequence MCGRYSLTSAPEAIRQLFGYAETPNFPPRYNIAPTQPIAVVTTERGAQGPVRRFMLARWGFVPGFVKDPRDFPLIINARAETVVDKASFRAAMKRRRCLVPADAYYEWLKLPAGGRILRKPYLFRRADGAPMGLAGVWETYAGADGAEIDTACILTTGASGATAAIHDRMPAIIEPKDFARWLDCDETRVEEAAALLKPAADDALEFFEIGPEINKATSEGAKLQEPLAPTLV, from the coding sequence ATGTGCGGGCGTTACTCCCTGACCTCTGCGCCGGAGGCGATCCGCCAGCTCTTCGGCTATGCGGAGACGCCGAACTTCCCGCCGCGCTACAATATCGCGCCGACTCAGCCGATCGCCGTCGTCACGACCGAGCGGGGCGCGCAGGGACCCGTGCGGCGTTTCATGCTGGCGCGCTGGGGTTTCGTGCCGGGCTTCGTGAAGGACCCGCGCGACTTTCCCTTGATCATCAACGCCCGCGCCGAGACGGTCGTCGACAAGGCGAGCTTTCGCGCCGCGATGAAGCGGCGCCGCTGCCTCGTGCCCGCCGACGCCTATTACGAATGGCTGAAACTGCCCGCCGGCGGCCGGATCCTGCGCAAGCCCTATCTCTTCCGCCGGGCCGACGGCGCGCCCATGGGCCTCGCCGGAGTGTGGGAGACCTACGCCGGCGCCGATGGCGCGGAAATCGACACGGCCTGCATTCTCACGACCGGCGCCAGCGGCGCGACGGCGGCCATTCACGACCGCATGCCGGCGATCATCGAGCCCAAGGATTTCGCCCGCTGGCTCGACTGCGACGAAACGCGCGTCGAGGAGGCCGCGGCGCTTTTGAAGCCCGCCGCCGACGATGCGCTGGAGTTTTTCGAGATCGGCCCGGAGATCAACAAGGCGACGAGCGAGGGCGCGAAACTGCAGGAGCCGTTGGCCCCGACGCTCGTGTGA
- a CDS encoding enoyl-CoA hydratase-related protein has translation MSEKIHLSRVGAVLRLVFNRPEKKNALDRDAYRALIAALDAAQRDAAVRAVVFAGAGEDFTAGNDLADFRNFLSESLENFPALQFVRALAAFEKPMVAAVKGDAIGVGATMLFHCDLVYAAPQARLRMPFIDLGLVPEAGASLLVPQRFGMARAAQYLLLGEPFSGEEAHRLGLVNALAPSEGVLEAAMMAAQALAAKPAEALVASRRLLRGDPADLLARIDAEARLFAEALASNETRARLAAFFARK, from the coding sequence ATGTCCGAAAAGATTCATCTCTCTCGCGTCGGCGCCGTTCTGCGTCTCGTCTTCAACCGGCCGGAAAAGAAGAACGCGCTCGACCGGGACGCCTATCGGGCGCTGATCGCGGCGCTCGACGCGGCGCAGCGGGACGCCGCGGTGCGCGCGGTCGTGTTCGCGGGCGCGGGGGAGGATTTCACGGCCGGCAACGATCTTGCCGACTTCCGCAATTTCCTCTCGGAGAGCCTGGAGAATTTTCCGGCCTTGCAGTTCGTGCGCGCGCTCGCGGCCTTTGAGAAGCCCATGGTGGCGGCGGTGAAGGGGGACGCGATCGGCGTCGGGGCGACGATGCTCTTCCATTGCGACCTCGTGTACGCCGCCCCGCAGGCGCGCCTGCGCATGCCCTTCATCGACCTCGGCCTCGTGCCGGAGGCGGGGGCGAGCCTTCTGGTCCCGCAACGGTTCGGCATGGCCAGAGCCGCGCAATATCTGCTTCTGGGGGAACCTTTTTCTGGCGAGGAGGCGCATCGCCTCGGCCTCGTCAACGCGCTGGCTCCGTCCGAGGGCGTGTTGGAGGCGGCCATGATGGCGGCGCAGGCGCTGGCGGCGAAGCCCGCCGAGGCGCTCGTCGCCTCCCGGCGCCTGCTGCGCGGCGACCCGGCCGACCTGCTGGCCCGCATCGACGCGGAGGCCCGGCTCTTCGCCGAGGCGCTCGCGTCGAATGAGACGCGGGCGCGGCTCGCGGCCTTTTTCGCGCGGAAATAG
- the hpnA gene encoding hopanoid-associated sugar epimerase, with product MDRDDLVLVTGASGFIGGAVVRLLVARGARVRALARPESSRENIPPGCEVAEGDITDLESVRAAMKGVRRLFHVAANYRLWAPAPETLFHVNVRGSEIVMREAQRAGVERIVYTSSVATLAAANGRLSAESDRLPPEKAIGAYKQSKIVAERLVERMIAEEGLPAVIVCPAAPLGPGDLKPTPTGRLVKEAVRGAMPAYVETGLNIVHVDDVAAGHLAAMERGAIGERYILGGENLTLCELLTEIACLTGRAPPRFRLPPGPLMPLAHVNEWGARLLGYEPFLHCDSLRMSRTRMFFDDAKARRELGYETRPARLAVRDAVNWFSGTAPAHGSQTITAPSSRGG from the coding sequence ATGGATAGAGACGATCTTGTTCTGGTGACGGGCGCGAGCGGTTTCATCGGCGGCGCCGTCGTCCGGCTTCTCGTGGCAAGAGGCGCTCGCGTTCGCGCGCTGGCGCGCCCCGAGAGTTCGCGGGAGAACATCCCGCCGGGCTGCGAGGTCGCAGAGGGCGACATCACCGATCTCGAAAGCGTCCGCGCCGCAATGAAAGGCGTGCGCCGGCTTTTCCATGTCGCGGCGAATTACCGGCTCTGGGCGCCGGCCCCGGAGACCCTGTTTCACGTCAATGTGCGGGGCTCCGAAATCGTGATGCGCGAAGCCCAGCGCGCAGGGGTCGAGCGCATCGTCTATACGAGCAGCGTGGCGACGCTCGCCGCCGCCAATGGCCGCCTCAGCGCCGAAAGCGACCGGCTTCCGCCCGAAAAGGCGATCGGCGCCTATAAGCAAAGCAAGATCGTCGCGGAGCGCCTGGTCGAGCGCATGATCGCCGAAGAGGGACTGCCCGCCGTCATCGTCTGCCCGGCGGCGCCGCTCGGGCCGGGCGACCTCAAGCCGACGCCCACGGGCCGCCTCGTCAAGGAAGCCGTGCGCGGCGCCATGCCCGCCTATGTCGAGACGGGCCTCAACATCGTGCATGTCGACGACGTGGCCGCGGGCCATCTCGCGGCCATGGAGCGGGGCGCGATCGGCGAACGCTACATCCTCGGCGGCGAAAATCTGACGCTCTGCGAGTTGCTGACCGAGATCGCCTGTCTGACCGGCCGCGCGCCGCCGCGCTTTCGACTGCCGCCCGGACCGCTCATGCCGCTCGCCCATGTGAACGAATGGGGCGCGCGCCTCCTCGGCTACGAGCCCTTCCTGCATTGCGACAGCCTGAGAATGTCGCGCACGCGCATGTTCTTCGACGACGCCAAGGCGCGCCGCGAACTCGGCTACGAGACGCGCCCCGCGCGTCTCGCCGTGAGAGATGCGGTCAACTGGTTCAGCGGGACGGCGCCCGCCCACGGATCGCAAACGATCACGGCCCCATCCTCGCGGGGAGGATGA